From Actinomyces sp. oral taxon 171 str. F0337, one genomic window encodes:
- a CDS encoding dihydrofolate reductase family protein — protein sequence MRKVKLFIAMSVDGYIADKNGGVAFLQGHEDCLENESTYSEFIKNIDTVLMGWNTYNQIITELSPDNWVYDNLLTYVFTHREQQDSDKIIFTSDNLEELIKKLKGVEGKDIWICGGADLVQQAISSDVIDEYLISIVPTILGNGIKLFSQNDAEHKLKLINTITNNGIVELNYIRR from the coding sequence ATGAGAAAAGTAAAACTGTTTATAGCTATGAGTGTAGATGGCTATATTGCTGATAAAAATGGGGGTGTCGCTTTTCTGCAAGGCCATGAAGATTGTTTAGAAAACGAAAGTACCTATTCTGAGTTTATAAAAAATATAGACACAGTTCTGATGGGTTGGAATACTTACAATCAGATAATAACTGAGTTATCCCCTGATAATTGGGTTTATGACAATTTATTGACTTATGTTTTCACTCACCGAGAACAACAAGATTCCGATAAGATCATTTTTACAAGTGATAATTTGGAGGAATTGATCAAGAAATTAAAAGGGGTTGAAGGAAAAGATATTTGGATATGTGGAGGAGCAGACTTAGTTCAACAAGCCATTTCTTCAGATGTGATTGATGAGTATCTTATATCCATTGTTCCGACAATTTTAGGGAATGGTATAAAATTATTTAGCCAAAATGATGCGGAACATAAATTGAAATTAATCAACACGATAACAAATAATGGAATTGTCGAGTTGAATTATATTCGTAGATAA